A window of the Streptomyces sp. NBC_00454 genome harbors these coding sequences:
- a CDS encoding ATP-binding protein, translating into MRRIAPLGLRTRLIAAFLLVAAISAVSTAALTYQQARNAILKQSQDTAVSTLRDLMDQQSIQLPLDQQQLQRIVLDLGKRGQPHPWIMFAEYGTLRASTNPVQPTSTVITDKLRRQVSTNPHGAFQRVEDQRGNPYLTIGMPAVFKNNGAYEPTGAVFFVVMPLDAERTTVEAMVAAARQGAIPGLAIAIIPALLAARSVLRPVRDMRRAAQRLGRGHLDTRIEVRGADELAGLARTFNETARALEQSVSELREAEVRARRFASDVSHELRTPLAGMLAVTEVLDEDAGGLDPDTAAALRLISAETGKLAVLVEDLMEISRFDARAAELNPDDVDIAEFVTKTLERRHWSDGRVVTDLQPGVRARLDPRRFDVVLANLVGNALKHGDAPVHVTVRTEARPEQGPDAGADPAAGAGTGGAGTGGARLLVEVADSGEGIAPEALPHIFDRFFKADAARTRSSGSGLGLAITLENVRLHGGTLRAANGAGRGAVFTIDMPLEVES; encoded by the coding sequence TTGATCGCCGCCTTCCTGCTGGTCGCGGCGATCAGCGCCGTCAGCACGGCGGCCCTGACCTACCAGCAGGCCCGCAACGCCATCCTCAAGCAGAGCCAGGACACCGCCGTCAGCACCCTGCGGGACCTGATGGACCAGCAGTCCATCCAGCTGCCGCTGGACCAGCAGCAGCTCCAGCGGATCGTCCTGGACCTCGGCAAGCGGGGCCAGCCGCACCCCTGGATCATGTTCGCGGAGTACGGGACCCTGCGCGCCTCCACCAACCCGGTCCAGCCCACCTCCACCGTCATCACCGACAAGCTCCGCCGCCAGGTGTCCACCAATCCGCACGGAGCCTTCCAGCGGGTGGAGGACCAGCGGGGCAACCCCTACCTCACCATCGGCATGCCGGCCGTCTTCAAGAACAACGGTGCCTACGAGCCCACCGGCGCCGTCTTCTTCGTCGTGATGCCCCTGGACGCCGAGCGGACGACGGTGGAGGCCATGGTCGCCGCCGCGAGACAGGGGGCCATCCCCGGCCTGGCCATCGCGATCATCCCGGCCCTGCTCGCCGCCCGCAGCGTCCTGCGGCCGGTACGGGACATGCGCCGGGCCGCCCAGCGGCTGGGCCGGGGCCACCTCGACACCCGGATCGAGGTGCGGGGCGCCGACGAACTCGCGGGCCTCGCCCGCACCTTCAACGAGACCGCCCGCGCCCTCGAACAGTCCGTGAGCGAACTCCGGGAAGCCGAGGTCCGCGCCCGCCGCTTCGCCTCCGACGTCTCCCACGAACTGCGCACCCCGCTCGCGGGGATGCTCGCCGTCACCGAGGTCCTCGACGAGGACGCGGGCGGGCTCGATCCCGACACGGCCGCCGCGCTGCGCCTGATCAGCGCCGAGACCGGGAAGCTCGCCGTCCTCGTCGAGGACCTCATGGAGATATCCCGCTTCGACGCCCGCGCCGCCGAACTCAACCCGGACGACGTGGACATCGCCGAGTTCGTCACCAAGACCCTGGAACGCCGCCACTGGAGCGACGGCCGGGTCGTCACCGACCTGCAGCCCGGCGTCCGGGCCCGGCTCGACCCGCGCCGCTTCGACGTGGTCCTCGCCAACCTGGTGGGCAACGCCCTCAAGCACGGCGACGCCCCCGTCCACGTCACCGTACGCACGGAGGCCCGTCCGGAGCAGGGGCCGGATGCCGGTGCGGATCCCGCCGCCGGTGCGGGCACCGGAGGCGCGGGCACCGGCGGCGCACGGCTGCTCGTCGAGGTGGCCGACAGCGGGGAGGGCATCGCCCCCGAGGCGCTGCCGCACATCTTCGACCGGTTCTTCAAGGCCGACGCCGCCCGCACCCGCTCCTCCGGCAGCGGCCTGGGCCTGGCCATCACCCTGGAGAACGTCCGGCTGCACGGCGGCACCCTGCGCGCGGCCAACGGAGCCGGCCGGGGCGCGGTCTTCACCATCGACATGCCCCTGGAGGTGGAGTCGTGA